The Sorangiineae bacterium MSr11954 DNA segment CCTCGCCATAGACTTCGAAAAGAGTTGGTCGACCAATGACGAGGTGCGACCGCCAGGTCAGGACATTCGTGAGGTCTTCGAGAATCTCATCGAGCTGGGAGTCATTCGCGTACGCTCTGCAGACAGCTTCGATGTTCCCGACCTTTATCTCGCGGGCCTCAAGCTCCGACGTAAGGGCGGCGTTCGCAAGCACTGAACGCGGGCTCCCCCTCGCCGTCACCCCACATCACCACGGGCGCTCACGCTCTGTGCAGTGTGCAGTAACGAGTAACGAGCTCCCTAGACTGCTCGGGTATGCACTGCACGAGCCCCGTCTCGACGGGGAGAATTGGACGGCGCAGAGTCGTGTGTGTGGACGTCAATCAGCGCGAGAACGCCCGCTCTTCCGGAGCAAGCGGAGGCGGGACGTAGATGTTGCGCTTGCTCGGTCTACCAACGTCAAGGCGCTCGCGGCGCCCACGGATCGCCGCGCGCACGCGAACAGCTTTCCTGCGCCGTTATCAGGCCGCGGCTACGGAGCGGTGATGAAGGGCTTCTTGAAGACCTTTGCCGCAGCTGCGAGCAAGGCCCACGATCGGCTGTTCAGTGACACTTTTGGTGCAACAAGTCCCAAGACCGATGTCTCAAGATTCCGTCGCTGCTGGCTAACATCGAGCAGGAACTCACAGAGCAGCTCGCCCCGGTCAAAAACGGAGACCACGCCGATGTGGCGAGGAAAACTCGTCATTGTCTGGAAGTCACGCCTGCGGCCGAAGTCGAGCGACATCTCAAACAGAGATCGCTCGTAGGCGTCGCCGGCCACGAAGCGAGCACTGTACTTGAGTTCAAGACCGGGAGGTGGACTCGTCATTGCAAATTGGCAGCCAATTAGCAGCGGGGTCACCTGGTGGTTCTGTTTGGTCGTCATCCCCCACGGAATTCCGTGATTTAGCGTCCTACGGCGACCTCGATCGTCTTTAGGTTCCGGCGCCGCAAGGCGTAGGGGTTCGACTCCCCTCCCGTGCACTTGGGGGGCTATGGCTGGCTCGCTTGGCATTTCGCCGAGCTCGCCAGGGTGGAGCTCGGCGGTCGTCCGTTCACCGTCTTTCGCGGCGCCGTAGCCACCCCAGTGCTTCACCACGGCCACCACGCTGCCGCGATGGATCCCCTCGAGGCCCGTCTTGAAATGTTGGCGGGCGCCTCGAAGCGGGGAATTTCGGGCAGGCCGGTCTCGTGACGTAGTTGGCCACCGCGCGCCGGTTCTGGGACGATTTGGGATGACCGCCTGAAAAAAGAGAAGGGCCCGAAGTCTGACCACTTCGAGCCCAGGTCGCCCGCGGTGTGCACGCGTTCGACGATGACGTTGTCGCACGAGTGCCCAGCGCCGGCCCAATTCCTGGCGGCGCCGTGTGCACGACGCTCTCGATCTTCGACAAATTCAGTGCATTCGCGACACCTGTCGTCGGCTCATCCTGCTTTGCTCGTCTTGCGATCGGGGTCATCTCTATTGCAGTGAGACCTGTCGCGATTTGCAACGCGCCGAGGCTCGAGCCTTATCGAAGCGAAGGCATTGGCAGAGCTTCGAAGGTCGGTGGGCCACCGCCCGTCGGGTCGCTCGCCTCCGCGATCGCGGGCGAAATGTAACGGACACCGGTCGCCCAGAAGTTGGCCCTCCAGCAACCCTCGTTTCGCCCGAGCCGCCCGCCGTCACGGAGATGGCGCAGCCCTCGGCGATGGAGACGCTCGATGACCGACATTTGGATGGGGATCTCCCCCGGACCGCTCACCACCCGCGTACTCGCGATGGCCGGCGCCCGCGAGACGATCGTAAAGGCCAATCTGCGCGCGGACCCTGCGCACCCGCGCGCCCTCGCGACGCTGCTCGAGGCCGTGGCCCTCTGGCAGGGGCAGAAGGTCCGCGCTGCACTTTGTGCCAAAGACCGGGATGGGGCATCCGACTCCATCCTCTATCGCGCGGCATTCGGGGACGAGGGCGGATTGCTCTATTCGCTCGATTGGTTGCCCGCGCTCCCCCCGAGACGACGGCGCCATCGTGATCTCGCGGGCGTTGGCGATTTCAACGACTTGCGACAGTTGCTCCTCTTCGAGGTGGCTCGATGATCGCGCCCGAGCTTCGCTCGCGCATTCGCCGCCTCTTCTTCGCCGAGCACTGGAAGATCGGCACCATCGCGGCCGAGCTCCGGCTCCACCGCGACACCGTCGAGCACGCGATCGAGCCACAGCGATTCGCCAATGTCGCCTATCGCGCGAGCGCTTCGATGCTCGATCCGTACAAAGCCTTCATCCGCGCGACCCTCGAGACCCACCCGCGACTGCGCGCCACCCGCGTGCTGGAAATGATCGCGCAGCGTGGTTACGAAGGCTCCGTGTGGCCGCTTCGGCGATATGTTCGGCGCGTCCGGCCCATCTCTCGGCACGAAGCCTTTTTCCGTCTCACGACGCTCCCAGGGGAGCAGGCTCAAGTCGATTGGGGCTCGTTCGGTTCCATCACCATCGGCGAGACACGGAGACCGCTCTCGTGCTTCGTGATGGTGCTCTCGTATTCGCGGGCCATCTTCGCCCGTTTCGTTCTCGATCAAACGCTCGAGAGCTTTCTGCGCTGCCACGTGGCGGCTTTCCATACGTATGGCGGTGTCCCGCGTGCCCTCCTTTACGATAATCTCAAGACGGCGGTGCTCGAGCGCGTGGGCGATGTCATCCGATTCCACCCTCGATTGCTCGATCTCGCCGGGCACTACCACTTCTCCCCCCAGCCCGTCGCGCCGGCGCGCGGCAATCAAAAGGGTCGTGTGGAGCGCGCCATTCGGTACCTACGCGAATCGTTCTTTGCCGCCCGCGCGTTTCGCTCCGTCGAAGAGCTCAATCGCAAACTGGACGACTGGATTGGCAGCGTCGCACATGCGCGCATCGTCCCTGGCGATCTGCACAAGCGCACCATCCATGACGCCCTCGAGCAGGAGCGCGGACGTCTGCTCGCTTTGCCCGAGCACCCTTTTCTCTGCGACTACGTTCGAGCTACCGCCTCCGGCAAATCACCCTACATCCGTTTCGACGGCAACGATTATTCGATTCCTCATACCCTCGTGCGCAAGCCACTGACACTCGTCGCATCCGACGCCCTGCTTCGCATCCTGGATGGCAACACCGAGGTCGCGCGCTACCCGAGGTCATGGGAGAAAGGACGGCAGATCGAGACGCCGCAGCACCTCACGGCGCTCGCCGACGAAAAACGACGTGCGCGCGAGCATCGCGGTCGGAATCGACTCTTTGCCGTGTGCACGAGCGCCGAGCCCTTCCTCCACGAGGTCGCGCGCCACGGCGGACACCTCGGAGGGACCACGACCCGATTGTTGCACCTGCTCGAGGAGCACGGCGAAAGCGAGCTCCAAGCCGCCCTTTCCGACGCCCATCGGCGTGGCGCGTTCACCGCGCAATCGGTTGCTCACATCCTCGACCAGCGCCGACGCGCCCGCGGCGCTCCGCTGCAAGTGCCCCCCGTACTGCCCAACGATCCGCGCGTGCGCGACATCGTCGTCGCACCGCGCTCACTCGCCGTCTACGACAAACTCGCCAAGAGCCACGACGGGGAGGACGAGCCATGACCGAGCTTCGCGAGCGCCTTCGCGCCCTCGGACTGCTCTCCACCGCGAGCGCCTTCGACGATCTGGTCGCGCTCGCGACGAAAAAGCGTTGGGGATTGACCGAGATCCTCGAGTACATCGCCGACCTGGAAGAGAAGGACCGGGCCAGGCGCGGTCTCGAGCGGCGGATGTCGCGCAGCCGGCTGGAGAAATTCAAGCCGATGAGCGACTTCGAATGGGACTGGCCGACCAAGATCGACCGACCTCTGGTCGAATCCGTCCTCTCTGTCGACTTCGTCGCGGCGCATCGCAACGTCGTGCTCGTGTCGCCGAGCGGGCTTGGAAAAACGATGATCGCGCAAAACATCGTACATCGCGCGGTGCTCGCCGGGCATTCCGTGCTCTTTCTTTCGGCCGCAAAGCTCTTGCTCGATCTCGGAGCTCAAGAGTCGGCGCGGGCGCTCGAGCGCCGGCTGCACTACTTCTCCAAGATCGGCCTTCTCGTGATCGACGAGGTGGGGTTTCTCGCCTTCGACAATCGCAATGCCGATCTCCTCTTTCAAGTCGTCAGTCGAAGGTACGAAAAGAAGAGCCTCGTGCTCACCACGAACCTCGCTTTCAAGGACTGGCACACGATCTTCCCATCGGCCACCTGCGCAACGGCCCTCGTCGAGCGAGTGATTCATCACGCCGACGTGGTCACCATCGAAGGAGAGAGCTACCGAATGCGCGAATCCGAAGCCACCGCGAAGGACAGGCGGGCAGCCCGCAAGGCGAAGAAGGACCCGCCGGCCGACTCGTGACGGAATGGGCAGCCCGGATCATCCGCGTTCACGCGGCGACCGGGCTGCACCGAATTCTGCGCATCGACACGCTCGGCAACATTGAAAGCCGTCGACATAAGCGTTCACGTGCGCGCTCACCGCACGAACGTCGTTCCCGAACGTGCCGCTGATTCGCCCCTCAACGCGGCTCGGTCGCGAGACTCGCCTGTGGCGATAGGGACTGTGTGAGCTCGACGGAGAGGCACTCCTGGCGCGCAACGTCCGCGAGGCGGCGCGTCAAGTCCGGATTGCCGACTGCGGACAGCGAGCCTCGGCTCCCCCCGTAGCCTGCACGTCCGACGGCACCGACCGAAGTCCATTTCGAGATCATGCATACCCGCATAGGGCTGGCCGGAGAGGCACGAAGATGCAAAACATCATTCGGTATCTATCGAATTGGGATACGTCTTCGGAGCTTCTCATCCCGTTCGGCACTGCAATGCAGCATCGCGACGCGCGGATGGTCGTACCTCGATATGCGCCGAAGTACGCTTTCTGCGCCGCCTCGCCAATGGATCGGGCGACGAGCATCGACATCATGGGACGCTGCGACCTGGTGGGAGGTCCCCGCGTGCCCTCGGCTCCCCCCTTGGCAAATGCACTTGCCAGCAATACACACGGGAGCCGAGGGACACGGCACGACATAGTATCCTAAACAATCAACGGCAATGCCGTTTACGAGCTAGGATCTCGAGTCACACAGATGGAATTTTGCGGCATCAATCGCTGCACTGAATATTTCCATTGTTGTTGACGAGATCACTGCAGCAGCGCCCCGACCACGCGGGGTTGTATGTCAAATTGCCATTTCTTTGTCGGCACCACCTTGCGGATGCCCACTCATAGCAGGACCCCCCACCCCAGTTGGCTCCGTCACACGAATTGACGAAGGAGGGAACCCCATCCTTGGCATCGCTCGACGCCAATGGTGTCTTCTCTACATCATCGGTCGCATGATTCGTTTTCGCGCTCCGAGTTTCCACACTACCACCGCTGGTCGGGGCAGCTGCACCTGCTACGGCCGTGAACAACCCCGCTACTCCGATAAGGGTGCCCAGTATCGTGTATTTCGCCATGGTTTGGCCTTTCGGTTTCCGTCCAATCACGAACTTCAAGATTGGCAATATTGTGGCTGTTGTTGGGATAAGGATTTGGGTCGCGACCGATTAGCTATCCAGCAACAGACATGCCCGGGGATATGTAGCGTTCTGATCGGCGTTGATTCGCGGAAATTCAAAGCCTGCGAGGTATGCGAAATCGATTGAGTG contains these protein-coding regions:
- the istA gene encoding IS21 family transposase gives rise to the protein MIAPELRSRIRRLFFAEHWKIGTIAAELRLHRDTVEHAIEPQRFANVAYRASASMLDPYKAFIRATLETHPRLRATRVLEMIAQRGYEGSVWPLRRYVRRVRPISRHEAFFRLTTLPGEQAQVDWGSFGSITIGETRRPLSCFVMVLSYSRAIFARFVLDQTLESFLRCHVAAFHTYGGVPRALLYDNLKTAVLERVGDVIRFHPRLLDLAGHYHFSPQPVAPARGNQKGRVERAIRYLRESFFAARAFRSVEELNRKLDDWIGSVAHARIVPGDLHKRTIHDALEQERGRLLALPEHPFLCDYVRATASGKSPYIRFDGNDYSIPHTLVRKPLTLVASDALLRILDGNTEVARYPRSWEKGRQIETPQHLTALADEKRRAREHRGRNRLFAVCTSAEPFLHEVARHGGHLGGTTTRLLHLLEEHGESELQAALSDAHRRGAFTAQSVAHILDQRRRARGAPLQVPPVLPNDPRVRDIVVAPRSLAVYDKLAKSHDGEDEP
- the istB gene encoding IS21-like element helper ATPase IstB, with amino-acid sequence MTELRERLRALGLLSTASAFDDLVALATKKRWGLTEILEYIADLEEKDRARRGLERRMSRSRLEKFKPMSDFEWDWPTKIDRPLVESVLSVDFVAAHRNVVLVSPSGLGKTMIAQNIVHRAVLAGHSVLFLSAAKLLLDLGAQESARALERRLHYFSKIGLLVIDEVGFLAFDNRNADLLFQVVSRRYEKKSLVLTTNLAFKDWHTIFPSATCATALVERVIHHADVVTIEGESYRMRESEATAKDRRAARKAKKDPPADS